In Bacillus pumilus, the sequence AGCCCATTTCAGAAAAGAGAGCGAGATCCCCTTGATAGTGATGATAGAAATCAACGCCTCTACGTTTTGGGTACTTTTTATCGTCTGAGTCGTTAATGGCACGATCAATATTTTCAGAAGAAACTGCTAGGTGTCCTTCATAATCTTCTACACTCAAATTTGAACGGTACATCGCAATATCTGCAACAGATGGTCCCTTTCCATCTACATTCCATGCGCCTTCTGCTTGGTTTGCGGCAATTGCGCCGCCCCATAAAAATCCTTTTGGAAAACCTTTAATTGTTGTCATATGATTAGCCTCCTAATTGTGTGACAACCATCAATGTATCTTGACGATTGACCTCTTGTAATGGCTGTACTTTAATATCAAATTGATCTGTATTTGTGATCACAGCAAGTGTAACTGGATCATATCCTGCTTCTATGATTTTTTCTAGATCAAATTCAATCAGGAAATCTCCTGCTTGAACACGATCTCCTGCCTGTACTTTCGGATTGAAATACTGACCTTCCAGCTGAACGGTGTCGATGCCAATGTGGAATAATACATCAACCCCTTGATCCGTTCTCATACCAAGTGCATGATTTGTTTCGAACAGCAGGGTGACCTCACCATCTACTGGTGCATAAAGTGCTCCTTTTGAAGGCACAATGGCAATCCCTTCTCCCATAACCTTTGAAGAGAAAATATCATCTTTCACTTCAGATAGGGAGATCATTTGACCAATGACAGGGCTTTTGAATGTTTCACCTGCCCCAATTTGTTCAGCAAATGCCGCTTGGTCATTTGTCTTTTCTTCTACTGTTCGATCTTTACCTAAAGCAAAAGCAGCGATAAATGCAACAACAAACGAAATGACAGCTCCAATGACAGCAAACATAAGATTTCGCGGGAGCTCATCTGATATGAACATCGACATACTTGCTAATCCAGGACCAACAAGCACAAAGGCTTGTATACCAACTAATCCAATGAAGATCCCACCGACAAAGGAACCAATCATGACACTTCCAAGAACTCGTTTATTTTGGAGGGTCACACCATATAATGCCGGCTCTGTGATCCCAAAAAATGCTGATATTCCTGCCGAGATTGCGGTTGACCTGAGCACTTTATCTTTTGTCCGTAGTGCAACAGCGAAACATGCTCCACTTTCCGCAATATTATGCGCAAGTGATGCTGGTAGGTAAAGCGCTTCTTTTCCAAGGTTCCCCATCGTCGTGACTGCATAAGGAACCATCGCTTTGTGCATGCCTGATGCCACCATGAATGGGAGAACCGCTGCTAAAATAGCGACAGCTACCCAGCCTACTGTATTAAACATTGCAAGAATGAGAGATGAAAAACCTTGTCCTGCTGTAAAACCAATCGGTCCTAACAGAAGTAACGTAACTGGTACTGTAATGACCAATGACATCATTGGTACGAAGAAAATCCGAATTGGTTTTGGTGAAAATCGAGTAAAGAATTTTTCCATCTGAGCGTAAAGCAATACAGAGAGGATTGCTGGAAATACTTGATACGCATAGGCTATATTTTTTACGTCGAACGACAGTAATTGCGCTCCTTCAGTGAGCATTGCTGTCATATTCGGAAGAATGAGTGCTCCGACTGCCGATAATGCGACGAGTGGATTTACTTTTAATTTATTTGCAGTCGTCACAGCGACTAGTAAAGGCAGGAAGTAAAGCGGTGCGTCACCGACCATGTTCAGTATTTGATATGTTTGACCCTTTGCATCCACCCAGCCTAATAAAGAGAAAAGGAGAAGAAATGATTTCAAAATCCCTCCACCTGCGATAGCTGGAACAAGCGGCTGGAAGACACCGACAATGAAATCTAACAGAACTGCGCCTACTTTTCTTTTTTCTTTTGACTGATTGGAAGGTGCGTCTCTCCCTGATGAGCTGGCACCTATTAAACTTGTTAACTTTTGATACACTTCAATCACGTCATTCCCAATGACCACTTGGCATTGTCCTGACATTCTGACAGCTATGACACCTGGCGTTTTTTCTAGAGCCGGTACATCTGCCTTCTTCTGATCAATCAATGTGAAGCGAAGTCTTGTTGAACAATGTTCAAGATGAGCAATGTTTTCTTTGCCACCTACATGCTGTAAGACGTCTTTGGCAACCTGTGTATAATCCATCTTTTCTCCCCCTTTTCTCATACATGAGACCTATATTTTGGCAATAAAAAAAGGACCTAAAACGACAAATTCAAGAAATTCATCGTTTTTAGATCCTGCCTGCATGACCAGTCACATGTCTAATTTATCAATATTGGATTTGTTTTTAGTATATATTGAGTTAATGTAAGCGTCAACATATATTTATGAATTAAAAAATATTTTTTATAAGTCTAATGTCACCAAAACGATCTCATTTTACTTGAGAGGACATTTAAATCAAAAAAGTCAGATAGATATGTCCTATCTGACGTGATTGTTATCTTTATTTTTTCTTTGCGGCTTTTTTCTTTGCGGCTTTTTTAAATGCTTCTACTTGCTTTTGATATTGTTTCTTATTCACAGCTTTTAGCTTCATTTTTTCATTCTTTTTCCAAAACGGTAACTCAATATAGGAAGCTTCTATATCAGATGATCCTATCATCTTAGACAGGCCACCCTTTATTTTTGGTGTGGGATATACCCAAAAGTTTTTAAAACCTGTGATTCCAACTGCTTGATATTTTTCTTTTTTCAATAGCTTACTTTTCTTCCCTGTGGCTTTGGAGATTGTAATAGCCCCTGAAAAATCCCCTTCAAAAACGGCTTCTTCGATATCAAGGAAAATTTGATATGAATTGTTTTTTGCTGTATACAAATAGCCGTAGGCTTTATTTAAATTGTCTGTGTATTTCCCTATGATCTCATAGTAACGGTCTTCTGCTGTATCCACGTACTCATCATAGCGCTTATCAATGGCTTTTTTGTATTCTTTTAATTTCTTCTCATCAACAGCTTGATATCGTTTACTTTTCTTTGCCCCTTGCTTTTTGACCATGAGGTCTTTTCCAGAAAAATAAATGTCATATACGATTGTTTTTTTCTTTTGTTGGACTTTAAGTTTGTATCCTTTTTTCGTGGTTTTCCCCGTTAGTTTGTATTTTGTTTTCACCATATAAGGTTCAATTGGATCAATCTTCACACCCTTACCGTTTAGGTATCCCGTGACCTTGCCTTTCTTTTCAGTCACCTTCAGCCAACTGACATTGTCCTTTGTTTTATAGGCATATGCATAAGATTGGTTCAGTGATTCTTTTTTAGCAGATGCTTTGTTTCCTCCAAAACTTCCAGCACCAATCAATAGTGCAACAATCATGAACAATATTCCTATGTTCCTCAACTTCATTTGTACACCCTCCATTCTTTTATGAATAGATGCGCAAGCTCTTTACACATCAAGTATATATTACCATATTTATGATTTATCTCCTGTATTTTAAAAATATAAAGCTATCAATTATTATTTTCTTGCTTTTTATTCATTTCAAATTTATTATATATCTAAATGATATATCTTTTAGATAGGTGTGTGGATGTACTGAAAAAATACAATGATACGACGTATGCGATTTTAGGTATTTTAACGACAGATTGCAAGTCAGGGTACGAAGTGAAGCAATTAATTGATAAGAGCTTGCATCATTTTTGGAAAATTAGTTATGGACAAATTTATCCTGCTTTAAAGTTTATAGTCGAGGAAGGACTTGCTGAGGTTTCACCTGCTTCTACATCCGGCCGTTCAGACAAGCGGGAATATCATCTGACTGAAAAAGGACTGGATACGTTAAGGCAATGGCTGGCGCAGCCGCTCGATCAGTTACCAGCAGAACGAAATGAAGTGTTATTAAAGTTATTTTTTGGACAATATCTTTCATTTGAGAAAAAGCTGGTGCTTCTACAGGATTATGAGAGGGGGCTCCGTATCCGTTATGAGACATACGTTTCGATTGAACAAAACATCAAGGAGCTTTATCCAGATGAAGCTGATGCGAAGTACTGGCTGTTTACTTTAGATTATGGAAAGAAAGTGGCTCAAGCAGGAATTGATTGGTGCGTGGAAACATGTGAACAGATGAAGAAAGAGGGGTGAACGAATGAAAAACGACATACGTGCTGGCAGATTTACAACGGACCATTCTGACTCGATTGTTGTGTTCATCATCGGAATGAGGATCAACAAACGCTGGGCGATCCATCAATGGCTGCCTGTGTTCATGGCGATGCCTGGCATGATCAAAGAACTGTATACCCATCAAGACGAGCTTGGTTTCCTCGGGACAGAGAATTACTTCGGTTTACGCACTACAGCGATGATCCAATATTGGAAGTCAACAGATGACCTTCTTGCCTATGCCAAGATGGAAAAGCATTTGGCGGCTTGGAAGGCCTTTAATCAAAGAGCACGGACCAATGACGCAGTGGGCATTTATCATGAAACGTATCAAGTTCAAGCCGGATCATATGAATCTGTCTACGTGAACATGCCTTCCTACGGACTGAGTCAAGCGAGAGCTTCTATTCCAATTGGTAAAGGAAAACAAACAGCGGAAGAACGGCTGGATACAACAAATTCCTAGAGAGCGATTCTCTAGGAATTTCTTTTTGCAACGGTCACAAAATGCTTTAATATGCGGGCTGTTAATCCCCAAATGGTGTATTTTTCATAATCATAAAACCATTCCTCAATCGAACGGCTCCCCCAGCGGTACTTCTCGCCATTCATGATTTTTTCATAGGGGAAATCCTCAGCTGGTGTTGGCTGAACAGACACATGATGTAGGTACGGCTCATATTGGCTGAGCCATGATAAAGGTATGGTAAAGGTCTCCTCCACTTCCTCTTGATTAAAGGAGTGCTTTACCTTTTGCTCATCAATGATGCCGACATACGGATAGACCACGAAGGATGGAGAAGCAATGTAAGGACTGAGCTGCCCAAGGATCTCGACTGATTCAGGCGGAATGCCCAGCTCTTCATGTGTTTCTCGCAGTGCAGCTTCTTGTGCTGTTTCACCGCCGTCGAGTTTGCCTCCAGGGAAGCTAATATCACCAGGCTGTTTTCTCATGGTCAGCGATCGCACCTCAAATAAAATATGCCATTCCCCGTTTACTTGCACCAAAGGAACAAGGATCGCCGCTTTGAACGCTGTCTCTTCTCCAATAAACAACGGTTGTGATTGATGTAAGTCATTCTTTAATTGATCAATGAACAAGGACATCACCTGTTTTCTGTTTCTCTTTCCTTTAGCGTATCATTGTTCACCTTTTGAATAAAGATGATCTTTCTGACAATTATTTTTATCATTTTGACAACTAAACTTGTCAAAATGAATATAATGCTTTACAATCAAGGAAAGATTTCGATCAAAATTGAGGTGACGGAATGAAAAATCGGCTAAAAGAGCTTCGTGCACGTGATGGATTGAACCAAACTGAACTTGCAAAGCGTGCAAAGGTTTCTCGTCAGACCATCAGCTTAATGGAACGCGACGAATTAATGCCGTCGCTCTTGCTCGCTGTTAAGCTTTCACGTATTTTTCAGGAACCCATTGAACGTATTTTTCTA encodes:
- a CDS encoding beta-glucoside-specific PTS transporter subunit IIABC, whose protein sequence is MDYTQVAKDVLQHVGGKENIAHLEHCSTRLRFTLIDQKKADVPALEKTPGVIAVRMSGQCQVVIGNDVIEVYQKLTSLIGASSSGRDAPSNQSKEKRKVGAVLLDFIVGVFQPLVPAIAGGGILKSFLLLFSLLGWVDAKGQTYQILNMVGDAPLYFLPLLVAVTTANKLKVNPLVALSAVGALILPNMTAMLTEGAQLLSFDVKNIAYAYQVFPAILSVLLYAQMEKFFTRFSPKPIRIFFVPMMSLVITVPVTLLLLGPIGFTAGQGFSSLILAMFNTVGWVAVAILAAVLPFMVASGMHKAMVPYAVTTMGNLGKEALYLPASLAHNIAESGACFAVALRTKDKVLRSTAISAGISAFFGITEPALYGVTLQNKRVLGSVMIGSFVGGIFIGLVGIQAFVLVGPGLASMSMFISDELPRNLMFAVIGAVISFVVAFIAAFALGKDRTVEEKTNDQAAFAEQIGAGETFKSPVIGQMISLSEVKDDIFSSKVMGEGIAIVPSKGALYAPVDGEVTLLFETNHALGMRTDQGVDVLFHIGIDTVQLEGQYFNPKVQAGDRVQAGDFLIEFDLEKIIEAGYDPVTLAVITNTDQFDIKVQPLQEVNRQDTLMVVTQLGG
- a CDS encoding PadR family transcriptional regulator, with translation MKKYNDTTYAILGILTTDCKSGYEVKQLIDKSLHHFWKISYGQIYPALKFIVEEGLAEVSPASTSGRSDKREYHLTEKGLDTLRQWLAQPLDQLPAERNEVLLKLFFGQYLSFEKKLVLLQDYERGLRIRYETYVSIEQNIKELYPDEADAKYWLFTLDYGKKVAQAGIDWCVETCEQMKKEG
- a CDS encoding DUF4188 domain-containing protein, whose translation is MKNDIRAGRFTTDHSDSIVVFIIGMRINKRWAIHQWLPVFMAMPGMIKELYTHQDELGFLGTENYFGLRTTAMIQYWKSTDDLLAYAKMEKHLAAWKAFNQRARTNDAVGIYHETYQVQAGSYESVYVNMPSYGLSQARASIPIGKGKQTAEERLDTTNS
- a CDS encoding NUDIX hydrolase; amino-acid sequence: MFIDQLKNDLHQSQPLFIGEETAFKAAILVPLVQVNGEWHILFEVRSLTMRKQPGDISFPGGKLDGGETAQEAALRETHEELGIPPESVEILGQLSPYIASPSFVVYPYVGIIDEQKVKHSFNQEEVEETFTIPLSWLSQYEPYLHHVSVQPTPAEDFPYEKIMNGEKYRWGSRSIEEWFYDYEKYTIWGLTARILKHFVTVAKRNS
- a CDS encoding helix-turn-helix transcriptional regulator, with the protein product MKNRLKELRARDGLNQTELAKRAKVSRQTISLMERDELMPSLLLAVKLSRIFQEPIERIFLFEEDELT